One window from the genome of Candidatus Didemnitutus sp. encodes:
- a CDS encoding helix-turn-helix domain-containing protein, whose product MRPLSDTSESASPAKSPPSEQNLRFILGLKLSQLRKQKGLPLKDVASRADLAISYLNEIEKGKKYPKPEKILALAKALGTTYDELVSLQLGEKLHPLSGVLKSGVLEEIPLEVFGLTPTGLLEIMSASPEKISALFDTFVKIAHRFDVTIEHLLLAAMRSYVEQNQNYFEDVELTAEKFRTQHEWARTQTPDLAKLREHLTKRHGYTIDDSVLPNRTDLQDMRAITFGGETPQPRMFLNSRLSLWQQAFLLAREIGYREMDLVEPVTTSPIVKVTSFDQLLNNFRASYFAGAMLLDRHLLVSDLRQFFARTQWDGNMLVAINRRYQATPEMFFHRLSQIVPRFFGLEQMYFVRFDHHRGTTDVRIGKELHYQRMHGTHSVGVNEHYCRRWVSLRSLVELDARRAREGSALIVAGAQRSRFYASNDEYFSISLAHPRSANPEMNSCVTLGFVMNDALKKSVNFWNDPTLPSALVGDTCERCGIADCESRAVPAGIRQREDRRARQLAALAQLQVEV is encoded by the coding sequence ATGCGCCCGCTCTCCGACACGTCCGAATCCGCCTCGCCCGCCAAATCGCCACCCAGCGAACAGAACCTCCGCTTCATCCTCGGGCTCAAGCTCAGCCAGCTGCGCAAGCAGAAGGGCCTGCCCCTGAAGGACGTCGCCTCCCGCGCCGACCTCGCGATTTCCTACCTCAACGAAATCGAGAAGGGCAAAAAATACCCGAAGCCCGAGAAGATCCTCGCCCTCGCCAAGGCGCTCGGCACCACCTACGACGAACTCGTCTCGCTCCAGCTCGGCGAAAAACTCCACCCGCTTTCCGGCGTGCTGAAATCCGGCGTGCTCGAGGAGATTCCCCTCGAAGTCTTCGGCCTCACGCCGACCGGCCTGCTCGAGATAATGTCCGCCTCGCCGGAAAAGATCAGCGCGCTCTTCGACACCTTCGTGAAGATCGCGCATCGCTTCGACGTCACGATCGAGCACCTGCTGCTCGCCGCGATGCGCTCCTACGTCGAGCAGAACCAGAATTACTTCGAGGATGTCGAACTCACCGCGGAGAAATTCCGCACCCAGCACGAATGGGCGCGCACGCAGACGCCCGACCTCGCCAAACTCCGCGAACACCTCACGAAGCGCCACGGCTACACGATCGACGACTCCGTGCTCCCCAACCGCACCGATCTTCAGGACATGCGTGCAATCACGTTCGGCGGCGAGACGCCGCAACCCCGCATGTTTCTCAACTCGCGCCTCTCGCTCTGGCAGCAGGCCTTCCTCCTTGCGCGCGAGATCGGCTACCGCGAGATGGACCTCGTCGAACCGGTCACCACCTCGCCGATCGTGAAGGTGACTTCGTTCGACCAGCTCCTGAACAATTTCCGCGCCTCCTACTTCGCCGGCGCGATGCTGCTCGACCGCCACCTGCTCGTGTCCGACCTGCGGCAGTTCTTCGCCCGCACGCAGTGGGACGGCAACATGCTCGTCGCGATCAACCGCCGCTACCAGGCCACGCCGGAGATGTTCTTCCACCGCCTCTCGCAGATCGTCCCGCGCTTCTTCGGCCTCGAGCAGATGTATTTCGTGCGCTTCGACCATCACCGCGGCACCACCGACGTGCGCATCGGCAAGGAACTGCACTACCAGCGCATGCACGGCACGCATAGCGTCGGCGTGAACGAGCACTATTGCCGCCGCTGGGTCTCGCTGCGCTCCCTCGTCGAGCTCGACGCCCGCCGCGCGCGCGAAGGCTCCGCGCTCATCGTCGCCGGCGCCCAGCGCTCGCGCTTCTACGCCAGCAACGACGAATACTTCTCCATCTCGCTCGCGCACCCGCGCTCGGCCAATCCCGAGATGAACTCCTGCGTCACGCTCGGGTTCGTGATGAACGACGCGCTCAAGAAGTCCGTAAATTTCTGGAACGACCCCACGCTGCCCAGCGCGCTCGTCGGCGACACCTGCGAACGCTGCGGCATCGCCGACTGCGAGTCGCGGGCCGTGCCCGCCGGCATCCGCCAACGCGAGGATCGCCGCGCCCGCCAGCTCGCCGCCCTCGCCCAGCTGCAAGTCGAGGTCTGA
- a CDS encoding CAP domain-containing protein yields the protein MIHARAILPLAGLLLFVASGWAAELTDPIDAARLDQALLARAIFDETNRVRVQLGRKPFAREPKLDEAADTQANIGALFRPPSHTNPFPLIATPADRVRFAGLDPLRVSENIALLSIYDVPRNTSVYWLKNDSTLRDSRTGGPVRLHTYASFAKAIVGEWMNSPGHRANIVDEKLRYLGCAVRASKSKDDMDMIFAVQAFFTPRRKNAFAQTGRAPSSDAATRLRGGY from the coding sequence GTGATCCACGCGCGCGCCATCCTCCCGCTCGCCGGCTTGCTCCTGTTCGTGGCAAGCGGCTGGGCCGCGGAGTTGACGGATCCGATCGACGCAGCGCGGCTCGACCAAGCGCTCCTGGCCCGCGCCATTTTCGATGAGACCAATCGCGTCCGCGTGCAGCTCGGCCGCAAGCCTTTCGCGCGGGAGCCAAAGCTGGATGAGGCCGCCGACACTCAGGCCAACATCGGGGCGCTGTTCCGCCCGCCGAGTCACACGAATCCGTTTCCGCTCATCGCCACACCCGCGGATCGCGTCCGTTTTGCCGGACTGGATCCACTGCGGGTTTCGGAGAACATCGCGCTGCTCTCGATCTACGATGTGCCGAGGAACACGAGCGTCTACTGGCTGAAAAACGACTCCACGTTGCGCGACTCGCGCACGGGCGGGCCGGTGCGCTTGCACACCTACGCGAGCTTCGCGAAAGCCATCGTGGGCGAATGGATGAACTCACCGGGGCATCGCGCCAACATCGTGGATGAAAAGCTGCGTTATCTCGGCTGCGCCGTGCGCGCGTCGAAAAGCAAGGATGACATGGACATGATTTTCGCCGTGCAGGCGTTTTTCACTCCGCGCCGCAAAAACGCCTTCGCCCAAACCGGGCGCGCCCCGAGCAGCGACGCGGCCACTCGTCTGCGCGGCGGATACTGA
- a CDS encoding AMP-binding protein → MSPTQLTTHWHRLDRDRTRALQGEKLHRYLRDCVLPFSSHYQRVFAQAGLTARDVRSLEDLAKIPFTTKEDLLPTPENPRRSLEFVLKPDPAVLRKRPSTLFRALLRGPARVKEELDREWRPTFMTATTGRSTESVAFLYTQHDIAHLGIGSGRIVDLGDRTREDRMLNMFPFAPHLAFWYMFYSGIDRNIFCLSTGGGKVMGTEGNLRAMQKIRPTVITGMPTFLYHVLSEAVNEGLRVEGLKCVLLGGEKVAEGTRRKLAELCAQVGSPDVKVVATYGFTEAKLAWAECPFTPGHTPPGYHLFPDLGIFEVIDPETGQTVPDGTGGELVYTPLEQRGTVVLRYRTGDHIEHGITYEPCPYCGHRMPRLMGRISRVSDFRAMRFQKIKGTIIDFNELEHALDDVRTIGSWQIEMRKVNDDPLDLDEIHLHVTRASDLPEETLRTQISNMLHSHFEIRPNKIVFHTAEEMRTLQKVGVALKEQKVVDNRPKATAAPHQPPPAPHLQPAKS, encoded by the coding sequence ATGTCCCCCACACAACTCACCACGCACTGGCATCGTCTGGATCGCGATCGCACGCGCGCGCTCCAAGGCGAGAAGCTCCACCGTTACCTCCGCGATTGCGTGCTGCCGTTCTCCAGTCACTACCAGCGCGTTTTCGCCCAGGCCGGCCTGACCGCGCGCGACGTCCGGTCGCTGGAAGACCTCGCGAAGATCCCGTTCACGACGAAGGAGGACCTCCTGCCCACGCCGGAGAATCCGCGGCGCTCGCTCGAGTTTGTGCTCAAGCCCGACCCCGCCGTCCTGCGCAAACGCCCGTCGACCCTCTTCCGGGCGTTGCTGCGCGGCCCCGCGCGGGTGAAGGAGGAGCTCGATCGCGAGTGGCGGCCGACGTTCATGACGGCCACGACCGGCCGCTCGACCGAGTCGGTGGCGTTTCTTTACACCCAGCACGACATCGCGCATCTCGGCATCGGCAGCGGTCGCATCGTCGATCTCGGCGACCGCACGCGCGAGGACCGCATGTTGAACATGTTCCCCTTCGCGCCGCATCTGGCGTTTTGGTATATGTTCTACTCCGGCATCGACCGGAACATCTTCTGCCTCTCCACCGGCGGAGGCAAAGTCATGGGCACGGAGGGCAATCTCCGCGCCATGCAGAAAATCCGCCCGACTGTCATCACCGGCATGCCCACGTTCCTCTACCACGTGCTCAGCGAAGCCGTGAACGAGGGCCTGCGCGTCGAGGGTCTGAAATGCGTCCTCCTCGGCGGCGAGAAAGTCGCCGAGGGCACCCGCCGTAAACTCGCCGAGCTCTGCGCCCAAGTCGGCTCGCCCGACGTGAAAGTGGTCGCCACCTACGGCTTCACCGAAGCGAAGCTCGCGTGGGCCGAGTGCCCGTTCACGCCCGGCCACACACCGCCCGGCTACCACCTGTTCCCGGACCTCGGCATCTTCGAGGTCATCGACCCCGAAACGGGCCAGACCGTCCCCGACGGCACCGGCGGCGAACTCGTCTACACGCCGCTCGAACAACGCGGCACCGTCGTCCTCCGCTACCGCACCGGCGACCACATCGAGCACGGCATCACTTACGAACCGTGTCCCTATTGCGGGCATCGCATGCCGCGCCTCATGGGGCGCATCTCGCGCGTGTCCGATTTCCGCGCCATGCGTTTCCAGAAGATCAAGGGCACGATCATCGACTTCAACGAGCTCGAGCACGCGCTCGACGACGTGCGCACCATCGGCTCCTGGCAGATCGAGATGCGCAAGGTGAACGACGATCCGCTCGACCTCGACGAGATCCACCTCCACGTCACGCGCGCCAGCGACCTGCCCGAGGAGACGTTGCGCACGCAGATCAGCAACATGCTCCACTCGCACTTCGAGATCCGGCCGAACAAAATCGTGTTCCACACCGCCGAGGAGATGCGCACGCTGCAGAAGGTCGGCGTCGCGTTGAAGGAGCAGAAGGTCGTCGACAACCGCCCCAAGGCCACCGCCGCGCCGCACCAGCCGCCGCCGGCGCCCCACCTTCAACCCGCGAAATCATGA
- a CDS encoding SDR family oxidoreductase encodes MTAPLADQVVFITGASRGIGRAIALAAAQAGAHIVVAAKTAEPHPKLPGTIHTVAEEVRALGREALPLQLDVRDEIAVQDAFAAVAQKFGRLDALVNNAGAISLTNVENTPVKRFDLMQEVNARALFVCAKNALPLLRASGRGGHIVSLSPPLNLNPRWIAPHAPYTLSKYGMTLLALGMAAEFGRDRLSVTTLWPRTTIATAAIEFAVGAELMRFSRTADIMADAALAILTTADGSLNGRSLLDEDLLRERGQTDFTRYAADPANADRLHPDLFLDA; translated from the coding sequence ATGACTGCTCCCCTCGCCGACCAAGTCGTCTTCATCACCGGCGCCAGCCGCGGCATCGGCCGCGCCATCGCCCTCGCCGCCGCACAGGCCGGCGCGCACATCGTCGTGGCCGCCAAGACCGCCGAGCCGCACCCGAAACTGCCCGGCACGATCCACACCGTCGCCGAGGAGGTGCGCGCCCTCGGCCGCGAAGCCCTGCCGCTCCAACTCGATGTGCGCGACGAGATCGCCGTCCAGGACGCCTTCGCCGCCGTCGCGCAAAAATTCGGCCGCCTCGACGCCCTCGTAAACAACGCCGGCGCCATCTCGCTCACCAACGTCGAAAACACGCCGGTCAAGCGCTTCGACCTCATGCAGGAGGTCAATGCCCGCGCCCTCTTCGTCTGCGCAAAAAACGCCCTCCCGCTCCTGCGCGCGTCGGGCCGCGGCGGTCACATCGTCAGCCTCTCGCCGCCGCTGAACCTCAACCCGCGCTGGATCGCCCCGCACGCGCCCTACACTCTCTCGAAATACGGCATGACGCTCCTCGCGCTCGGCATGGCGGCCGAATTCGGCCGGGATCGCCTCTCCGTGACGACCCTCTGGCCACGCACCACGATCGCGACGGCCGCGATCGAATTCGCGGTCGGCGCGGAGCTCATGCGCTTCTCCCGCACCGCCGACATCATGGCCGACGCCGCGCTCGCCATCCTCACCACCGCCGACGGATCGCTCAACGGCCGCAGCCTCCTCGACGAAGACCTGCTCCGCGAACGCGGCCAGACCGACTTCACCCGCTACGCCGCCGACCCCGCCAACGCCGACCGGCTCCACCCCGACCTCTTCCTCGACGCCTGA
- a CDS encoding YcfL family protein translates to MNSVQSSLCLAALAATAFLAGCQQPPGPFLPQDTTRYTLESTEKFVLMDRPTQISITCTGLQERTTSDGRLEVLANVKNREARRIQVQIRCVFKDGGGFSTGDETPWQTLILGENATETVTFTAHTNAAHKYTIAVRQAR, encoded by the coding sequence ATGAACTCCGTCCAGTCGTCCCTCTGCCTCGCTGCGTTGGCCGCCACCGCCTTTCTCGCCGGTTGCCAGCAGCCGCCCGGCCCGTTTCTCCCGCAGGACACCACCCGCTACACGCTCGAGAGCACGGAAAAATTCGTGCTCATGGACCGTCCCACGCAGATCTCCATCACCTGCACCGGCCTCCAGGAACGCACCACGAGCGACGGTCGCCTGGAAGTCCTCGCCAACGTGAAAAACCGCGAAGCCCGCCGCATCCAGGTCCAGATCCGCTGCGTGTTCAAGGACGGCGGCGGCTTCTCCACCGGCGACGAAACGCCGTGGCAGACGCTCATCCTCGGCGAGAACGCGACCGAGACCGTGACGTTCACGGCGCACACCAACGCTGCGCACAAATACACCATCGCCGTCCGCCAGGCGCGCTGA
- a CDS encoding YiiD C-terminal domain-containing protein: MKLLRWRFNRYPAYRQSGARVMQIAEDFREIIVRLPLNRSTRNLHGTIYGGAMYAAVDPLHAVIVAANLGPDYHVWMKSAQIDFKRPGRGDLFAHARVSKHEIEEIRTALKHTAKLDRVFTLNLADESGQVSAHFTFTVHIKRRGAHEAPMEELVFTR; this comes from the coding sequence ATGAAACTGCTCCGGTGGCGCTTCAACCGCTACCCCGCCTACCGACAATCAGGGGCGCGCGTGATGCAGATCGCGGAGGACTTTCGGGAAATCATCGTCCGGCTCCCGCTGAACCGCAGCACCCGGAACCTCCACGGCACGATCTACGGCGGAGCCATGTATGCCGCCGTCGATCCCCTCCACGCAGTCATCGTCGCCGCCAATCTCGGGCCGGACTACCACGTATGGATGAAGTCCGCGCAAATCGACTTCAAGCGGCCGGGCCGCGGCGACCTCTTCGCCCACGCCCGCGTCAGCAAGCACGAGATCGAAGAAATCCGCACCGCACTGAAGCACACGGCCAAGCTCGACCGCGTCTTCACCCTCAACCTCGCCGACGAATCCGGCCAGGTCTCCGCCCACTTCACGTTCACCGTGCACATCAAGCGCCGCGGCGCGCACGAAGCCCCGATGGAAGAACTCGTTTTCACCCGATGA
- a CDS encoding enoyl-CoA hydratase/isomerase family protein gives MSNITLTFERDAIATLTFDRANSSANVFDVATLHELDTHLATLEKRGDLKGVVLVSAKPKIFVAGADLNAFAGATVAQLGDIVDLGHRVFRRLEALKIPSVAAINGVCLGGGCELALACDWRVGSTDKSTKIGLPETQLGILPAWGGSVRLPRLIGLPQALGIILTGKQLVAQQALKVGMIDDVAHPEYLVAAARQQLAKGKRPTPAPRGAMNSALLRPFVVAKARKDVLAKTHGHYPAPLKAIDAAVGALGQPLETGLAIEKAAFLSLVQTSECHSLMSIFHLQERAKKLKAADADGAAIPVKRVAVIGAGVMGAGIAQWTSSRGYPTILKDVAPDALAKGLKSAEKIYQDGVKKKKLTLAEATAALDRITPVAGDVPLASVDLVIEAAVEKLELKQKIFAQLEQRAGPQTVLATNTSALSIDAIAGGLANPTRVVGIHFFNPVHRMQLVEIVRGPRTSAAALDTALTFVKGIGKLPVLVKDSPGFLVNRILLPYMVESVRLFNEGVDAARLDRLMLDFGMPMGPLRLTDEVGLDVAQHVAVDLQNRLAKPVPINDTLVKMIEKGWLGKKSGTGFYVFPKEKGAKEAPNTQLAFLQGNGTGRAQDDATLRDRMVLVMVNEAARCLEEGVVAAPEDVDFGMIFGTGWAPFRGGPLRYADARGVADVVAQLRKLQTDVAPYFEPCAKLVDMAQSQARFYPSR, from the coding sequence ATGAGCAACATCACCCTCACTTTCGAGCGCGACGCCATCGCCACGCTCACTTTCGATCGCGCGAACTCGTCGGCCAACGTCTTCGACGTCGCCACGCTCCACGAACTCGACACCCACCTCGCCACGCTCGAAAAGCGCGGCGATCTCAAGGGCGTCGTGCTCGTCAGCGCGAAGCCCAAGATCTTCGTCGCCGGCGCGGACTTGAACGCGTTCGCCGGCGCGACCGTCGCCCAACTCGGCGACATCGTCGATCTCGGCCACCGCGTTTTCCGTCGGCTCGAAGCACTGAAAATCCCCTCCGTCGCCGCCATCAACGGCGTGTGCCTCGGCGGCGGCTGCGAGCTCGCGCTCGCCTGCGATTGGCGCGTCGGCTCGACCGACAAGTCGACCAAGATCGGCCTGCCCGAGACGCAACTCGGCATCCTGCCCGCATGGGGCGGCTCCGTGCGTTTGCCGCGGCTCATCGGCCTGCCGCAGGCGCTCGGCATCATTCTCACCGGCAAGCAACTCGTGGCGCAACAGGCGCTGAAGGTCGGGATGATCGACGACGTCGCGCACCCCGAATACCTCGTCGCCGCCGCGCGCCAGCAGCTCGCCAAGGGCAAGCGCCCCACGCCCGCGCCGCGCGGCGCGATGAACTCCGCACTGCTCCGCCCGTTCGTCGTGGCCAAGGCGCGCAAGGACGTCCTCGCCAAGACGCACGGCCACTATCCGGCGCCGCTCAAAGCCATCGACGCCGCCGTCGGCGCGCTCGGTCAGCCGCTGGAGACCGGACTCGCGATTGAGAAAGCCGCGTTTCTCAGTCTCGTGCAGACGAGCGAGTGCCACAGCCTCATGAGCATCTTCCACCTTCAGGAGCGCGCGAAGAAACTGAAGGCCGCGGACGCCGATGGTGCCGCGATTCCGGTCAAACGCGTGGCCGTGATCGGCGCCGGCGTCATGGGCGCGGGCATCGCGCAATGGACCAGCTCGCGCGGCTACCCGACGATTCTGAAGGACGTCGCGCCCGACGCGCTGGCGAAAGGCCTGAAGTCCGCGGAGAAAATCTACCAGGACGGCGTGAAGAAAAAGAAACTCACGCTCGCCGAGGCCACTGCGGCGCTCGACCGCATCACGCCGGTTGCGGGCGACGTGCCGCTCGCGAGCGTCGACCTCGTCATCGAGGCCGCCGTCGAGAAGTTGGAGCTGAAACAGAAAATCTTCGCCCAACTCGAACAACGCGCCGGCCCGCAAACCGTCCTCGCGACGAACACCTCCGCACTCTCGATCGATGCCATCGCCGGCGGTCTCGCCAATCCGACCCGCGTGGTCGGCATTCACTTCTTCAACCCGGTGCATCGGATGCAGCTCGTCGAGATCGTGCGCGGCCCGCGCACGTCCGCCGCCGCGCTCGACACCGCGCTGACGTTCGTGAAAGGCATCGGGAAACTCCCGGTGCTGGTGAAGGACAGCCCCGGTTTCCTCGTGAACCGCATCCTGCTCCCCTACATGGTCGAGTCGGTGCGTCTGTTCAACGAGGGCGTCGATGCCGCGCGTCTCGATCGCCTGATGCTCGACTTCGGCATGCCGATGGGCCCGCTGCGTCTCACCGACGAGGTCGGCCTCGATGTCGCGCAACACGTCGCCGTCGATCTCCAGAACCGCCTCGCGAAACCCGTGCCGATCAACGACACGCTCGTGAAGATGATCGAGAAAGGCTGGCTCGGAAAAAAATCCGGCACCGGCTTCTACGTTTTCCCGAAGGAGAAAGGCGCGAAGGAGGCGCCCAACACTCAGCTCGCGTTTCTCCAGGGCAACGGCACGGGCCGCGCGCAGGACGACGCGACGCTGCGCGACCGCATGGTGCTTGTGATGGTCAACGAGGCCGCGCGCTGCCTCGAGGAGGGCGTCGTCGCCGCGCCCGAGGACGTGGACTTCGGCATGATCTTCGGCACCGGTTGGGCGCCGTTCCGCGGCGGTCCGTTGCGCTACGCCGATGCGCGCGGAGTAGCGGACGTTGTAGCCCAGCTACGGAAACTTCAAACGGACGTGGCGCCGTATTTTGAGCCGTGCGCGAAGCTGGTCGATATGGCCCAATCGCAGGCCCGTTTCTACCCCTCCCGCTGA
- a CDS encoding penicillin-binding protein activator LpoB, which translates to MNPRLLIVSTCALGAAFLAGCQQPVGGVQNPNGVPVTEMRPDERGFVAGTGVESQDLVAVTDKMVRGILGIPEVANAKTTPRVVLEPVVNETRFPINKDIFLTRIRSNLNEHAAGRVRFLDREMMKTLERERELKMNGQVTASSDPNVVEFRGADYFLTGKLQGLTTRTSAGVSDYVLYSFRLTDARTSEIVWESSAEIKKQGLEDAAYR; encoded by the coding sequence ATGAACCCTCGTCTCCTGATTGTTTCCACCTGTGCGCTCGGCGCCGCGTTTCTCGCGGGCTGCCAACAACCCGTCGGCGGCGTGCAGAATCCCAACGGCGTCCCCGTGACAGAAATGCGCCCCGATGAGCGCGGCTTCGTCGCCGGCACCGGCGTTGAATCGCAGGACCTCGTCGCCGTCACCGACAAGATGGTCCGCGGCATCCTCGGCATCCCCGAGGTCGCCAACGCCAAGACCACGCCGCGCGTGGTGCTCGAGCCGGTGGTCAACGAGACCCGCTTCCCGATCAACAAGGACATCTTCCTCACGCGCATCCGCTCGAACCTGAACGAGCATGCCGCCGGCCGCGTGCGCTTCCTCGATCGCGAGATGATGAAGACGCTCGAACGCGAGCGTGAGCTCAAGATGAACGGCCAGGTCACCGCCAGCAGCGATCCGAACGTCGTCGAGTTCCGCGGCGCCGACTACTTCCTCACCGGCAAGCTCCAGGGCCTGACCACGCGCACGTCCGCCGGCGTCAGTGACTACGTCCTCTACAGCTTCCGCCTCACCGACGCCCGCACGAGCGAGATCGTCTGGGAGAGCTCCGCCGAGATCAAGAAACAGGGTCTCGAGGACGCCGCTTATCGTTGA
- a CDS encoding thiolase family protein: MKEPLYIVDGVRTPFAKMGTTLAACDAAELGRTATAALLARTGLDPALIDEVVFGCVGNPVDAANVARVIALRAGIPQAVPAITVSRNCASGFEAITQASDKAANGRGDVFVVGGAESMSNYPLIYNDGAVKKLAALGKAKSLGQKLAAFAAFRPKDLFAPKIALMLGLTDPVCGLGMGQTAENLARDWRLSRDAQDEFAMRSHQKAEAARAKFKEEITPVYPRRGKDASAVDADNGIREGQTMEALGKLKAVFEKRGGTVTAGNASQITDGAVALLVATEAGVKRLGLTPLGKLTGFAYAGCDPTRMGIGPVHAFAKAEKLTGLTLADADLIEINEAFAAQVMACCAAAASDDYARQHLGRDRALGVIPPEKLNVNGGAIALGHPVGASGARLALTALKELKRRNARRALVSLCVGGGQGGALWLEAV, from the coding sequence ATGAAAGAACCCCTCTACATCGTCGACGGCGTGCGGACACCGTTCGCCAAAATGGGCACCACGCTCGCTGCCTGCGACGCCGCCGAACTCGGCCGCACCGCCACCGCCGCGCTGCTCGCCCGCACCGGCCTCGATCCCGCGCTGATCGACGAGGTCGTCTTCGGCTGCGTCGGCAATCCCGTCGACGCCGCCAACGTCGCTCGCGTCATCGCGCTGCGCGCCGGCATCCCGCAGGCCGTTCCCGCCATCACCGTCTCGCGCAACTGCGCTTCGGGCTTCGAAGCGATCACGCAGGCCTCCGACAAAGCCGCCAACGGTCGCGGCGACGTCTTCGTCGTCGGCGGCGCCGAGAGCATGAGCAACTACCCGCTCATCTACAACGACGGCGCCGTGAAGAAACTCGCCGCGCTCGGCAAAGCGAAGTCGCTCGGCCAAAAGCTCGCCGCCTTCGCCGCCTTCCGCCCGAAGGACCTTTTCGCACCGAAAATCGCCCTCATGCTCGGCCTCACCGATCCGGTGTGCGGCCTCGGCATGGGCCAGACGGCGGAAAACCTCGCCCGCGACTGGCGACTCTCGCGTGACGCGCAGGACGAGTTCGCCATGCGCTCGCACCAGAAAGCCGAGGCGGCGCGCGCGAAATTCAAGGAGGAGATCACGCCCGTCTATCCGCGCCGCGGCAAGGACGCCTCCGCCGTCGACGCCGACAACGGCATCCGCGAGGGCCAGACAATGGAAGCGCTCGGCAAGTTGAAGGCCGTCTTCGAGAAACGCGGCGGCACCGTTACCGCCGGCAACGCCTCGCAAATCACCGACGGCGCCGTCGCGCTCCTCGTCGCCACCGAGGCCGGCGTGAAGCGCCTCGGCCTCACACCGCTCGGCAAGCTCACGGGCTTCGCCTACGCCGGCTGCGATCCCACGCGCATGGGCATCGGTCCCGTCCACGCCTTCGCCAAGGCCGAGAAACTCACCGGCCTCACGCTCGCCGACGCCGATTTGATCGAGATCAACGAAGCCTTCGCCGCTCAAGTCATGGCGTGCTGCGCCGCCGCGGCGTCCGACGACTACGCCCGCCAGCACCTCGGCCGCGACCGCGCGCTCGGCGTCATCCCGCCGGAGAAACTCAACGTCAACGGCGGCGCCATCGCGCTCGGCCACCCGGTCGGCGCTTCCGGCGCGCGTCTCGCGCTCACCGCGCTGAAGGAACTCAAACGCCGCAATGCCCGCCGCGCCCTCGTCTCGCTCTGCGTCGGCGGCGGACAAGGCGGAGCACTCTGGTTGGAGGCCGTATGA